The following coding sequences are from one Verrucosispora sp. WMMD573 window:
- the gatB gene encoding Asp-tRNA(Asn)/Glu-tRNA(Gln) amidotransferase subunit GatB, which translates to MTTTLPAYDEVVARYEPVIGLETHVELGTNTKMWCGCPTDFGGEPNTRVCPVCLGLPGSLPVANSAAIEATVRIGLALNCSIAQWCRFARKNYFYPDMPKNFQISQYDEPLCFDGYLDVEVNGELVRIGIERVHLEEDTGKTLHVGGATGRIHGATESLVDYNRAGIPLVEIVTKPIPGTGALAPEVARAYVTELRDVIRSLGVSDVRMEEGSLRCDVNTSLNLPGEEWGTRTETKNVNSLRSVERAVRSEMLRQASVLEAGGRITQETRHFHEDTGDTTPGRSKETATDYRYFPEPDLVPLAPDPAWVAELKAALPELPRLHRRRLQETWGLSDADMQSVLNAGAVELIEQTVAAGASPAAARKWWLGELSRRANETGVELADIGATPAQVAELQGLVDAGKLNDKLARTVLEGVVAGEGSPTEIMTNRNLEVVSDTGALTAAVDEAIAANPAIADKVRSGKVAAAGALVGAVMKTTRGQADAQTVRTLILDRLNTQP; encoded by the coding sequence ATGACCACGACACTGCCCGCGTACGACGAGGTCGTCGCGCGCTACGAGCCGGTGATCGGCCTGGAGACCCACGTCGAGCTGGGCACGAACACCAAGATGTGGTGCGGCTGCCCGACCGACTTCGGTGGCGAGCCGAACACCCGGGTCTGCCCGGTCTGCCTCGGCCTGCCCGGCTCCCTGCCGGTGGCGAACTCCGCGGCCATCGAGGCGACCGTCCGGATCGGCTTGGCGCTGAACTGCTCCATCGCGCAGTGGTGCCGGTTCGCCCGGAAGAACTACTTCTACCCGGACATGCCGAAGAACTTCCAGATCAGCCAGTACGACGAGCCGCTCTGCTTCGACGGCTACCTGGACGTCGAGGTCAACGGCGAGCTGGTGCGCATCGGCATCGAGCGGGTGCACCTGGAGGAGGACACCGGCAAGACGCTGCACGTCGGCGGCGCCACCGGTCGCATCCACGGCGCCACCGAGTCGCTCGTCGACTACAACCGGGCCGGCATTCCGCTGGTCGAGATCGTCACCAAGCCGATTCCCGGTACCGGTGCGCTCGCCCCCGAGGTGGCCCGCGCGTACGTCACCGAGCTGCGTGACGTGATCCGCTCGCTGGGCGTCTCCGACGTACGCATGGAGGAGGGCTCGCTGCGCTGTGACGTCAACACCTCGCTGAACCTGCCCGGCGAGGAGTGGGGCACCCGCACCGAGACCAAGAACGTCAACTCGTTGCGCTCGGTCGAGCGGGCGGTCCGCTCGGAGATGCTGCGCCAGGCGTCCGTACTGGAGGCCGGCGGTCGGATCACCCAGGAGACCCGGCACTTCCACGAGGACACCGGGGACACCACCCCGGGCCGGTCCAAGGAGACCGCCACCGACTACCGCTACTTCCCGGAGCCGGACCTGGTTCCCCTCGCCCCGGACCCGGCCTGGGTGGCGGAGCTGAAGGCCGCCCTGCCGGAGCTGCCCCGGCTGCACCGCCGTCGCCTCCAGGAGACGTGGGGCCTGTCGGACGCGGACATGCAGTCGGTGCTCAACGCCGGTGCTGTCGAGTTGATCGAGCAGACGGTCGCCGCTGGTGCCTCGCCGGCCGCCGCACGCAAGTGGTGGCTGGGCGAGCTGTCCCGGCGGGCCAACGAGACGGGTGTGGAACTGGCCGACATCGGCGCGACTCCGGCCCAGGTCGCCGAGCTTCAGGGTCTGGTCGACGCCGGCAAGCTCAACGACAAGCTGGCCCGTACGGTGCTGGAGGGCGTGGTCGCCGGGGAGGGCTCGCCGACCGAGATCATGACCAACCGCAACCTGGAGGTCGTCTCCGACACCGGTGCGCTCACCGCAGCGGTGGACGAGGCGATCGCCGCCAACCCGGCCATCGCCGACAAGGTCCGCAGCGGCAAGGTGGCTGCCGCCGGCGCCCTGGTCGGCGCGGTCATGAAGACCACCCGTGGCCAGGCCGACGCCCAAACCGTCCGCACCCTGATCCTGGACCGCCTCAACACCCAACCCTGA